From the genome of Vicia villosa cultivar HV-30 ecotype Madison, WI linkage group LG2, Vvil1.0, whole genome shotgun sequence, one region includes:
- the LOC131653403 gene encoding BES1/BZR1 homolog protein 4-like isoform X2, which translates to MTSGTRQPTWKERENNKRRERRRRAIAAKIFSGLRMYGNYKLPKHCDNNEVLKALCNEAGWIVEPDGTTYRKGCKPMERMDVVGGSAMGSPCSSYHPSPCASYNPSPGSSSFPSPRSSSHAVNPNGDANSLIPWLKNLSSGSSSASSSKLPQLYVHTGSISAPVTPPLSSPTARSSQTKADIWEDQSTRPGWGGQQYSFLPSSTPPSPGRQVLDPDWFAGIRMPQGGPTSPTFSLVASNPFGFREEVFCGSDSRMWTPGQSGTCSPAIAAGSDHNADIPMAEAISDEFAFGNSAAGMVKPWEGERIHEDSGSDDLELTLGSSKTR; encoded by the exons ATGACGTCGGGGACGAGGCAACCAACGTGGAAGGAGAGAGAGAataacaagaggagagaaagaagaagaagagctaTAGCTGCGAAGATCTTCTCTGGTTTGAGAATGTACGGTAACTACAAGCTTCCGAAACATTGTGATAACAATGAAGTTCTCAAAGCTCTCTGTAATGAAGCCGGTTGGATCGTTGAACCGGATGGCACAACGTATCGTAAG GGATGCAAGCCTATGGAGCGCATGGATGTAGTAGGTGGTTCTGCAATGGGAAGTCCATGTTCATCTTACCATCCAAGTCCCTGTGCTTCCTACAACCCAAGCCCTGGCTCTTCATCCTTCCCTAGTCCGCGCTCATCCTCCCATGCTGTAAATCCTAATGGTGACGCCAATTCCCTAATTCCATGGCTCAAAAACCTCTCATCTGGATCTTCATCAGCATCCTCTTCCAAGCTTCCGCAACTATATGTTCATACCGGTTCCATTAGTGCTCCTGTCACTCCTCCACTTAGCTCTCCAACTGCCCGATCATCTCAGACAAAAGCTGACATCTGGGAGGATCAGTCCACTCGTCCTGGCTGGGGTGGGCAGCAGTACTCCTTCCTGCCTTCCTCCACCCCTCCAAGCCCAGGTCGCCAAGTTCTCGACCCAGATTGGTTTGCTGGGATTAGGATGCCCCAGGGTGGGCCAACTTCTCCTACATTTAGCCTAGTGGCTTCTAATCCATTTGGCTTCCGGGAAGAGGTTTTCTGCGGCAGTGATTCCCGCATGTGGACACCTGGACAAAGTGGGACATGTTCTCCAGCTATAGCTGCAGGCTCTGATCATAATGCTGACATACCAATGGCCGAAGCTATTTCAGACGAATTTGCCTTCGGAAACAGTGCAGCTGGTATGGTAAAGCCTT